The sequence below is a genomic window from Salicibibacter cibarius.
AGCGGGATATGTGTCATAAGGATAAAGTAATAAATTCCTGCCATGATCCCTTCGCCACCATAACTTGTCGATTCTGCCAACGCGTGATGTGTGAGATATGTGACGAGAAAGAGTGCCGTCGTCGTTAACGCCGCATAAATAAAACGACGGTGAACCTTCACGTTTTTTCTCAAGATCGCGTAAAGGGCAGCCAATAAAAAAACCGTCGTAAAACTATTGTAAATGGCGTTTAACATCGGCAACAACGTCACATCAAAGGGCGCAGATGAAGCAGCCCCATCCATTAAAAAAACAACGGCAATTAACCCGTTGATAACAATCGTCAACGTGACAACGAGCGGGATATAATTTTTTCCTTTTTCCTGCGACTGTGTTGATTGATCCATCGGTCAACCTCCTTGTCCATTATTATACTAAAGATGGATGAGCAGCACCAAACGTGGCTGTTGACGATCTTCTGACATTCCGTTCGAATGCGACAAAGCGCAAAAAACCTTTTGCACTATAAAGCAAAAGGTTAATGTTTCATCGCATATTCTTTGATCAAGTCGTCACCAATCACTTTCTTTAAACGTTTGCCACCTTCAGTTACTCTATCCCAAGGTGTTCCTGATTGATGCGTTAAATTTACCAGCGACCATGCAGTATATCTTCCATACTTATCAAGTGTTTCATCAAGCACGTCTAGATATTTGCCAAAGCTTGACGTTTGCATAAACCGTGAATACACGGATAACTTAAATTCATCATCTTTTAAGATTAATACATCATCATCTTCGGTTGGTCCATCAATACTGCTACTGCCGTATTTTTTATAGGAATCATACACTTCTTCTACTACTGGACCATGTTGCCAGGCAACTAATTTTTCTTTAAAAGGTGCTTCTGAATATTTTTTTACATAACTCACATAAAAAAAGTAAAGTAACTTTTGTAATTTTAAATGCGTACATTCCATTTTAGATATGATGAGATTTGCTATATCGAAAGAAGTTATTTCATCTTCATCAGCAAGAAATCGGGTGAACGATTCAAACTTATTAACCGGAAACACATCTTCAAAGAATTTGTCGTACTCTACAACTGATTCCCATGTTTTAGCATCCGTTTTCACGTGATGAAAGCCAAAAGACAGCTCCGGGAAAAATGACTTTAACTCATCCACTAATTTCTTGAATTCCTTCAGCCCGTGCACACTTGTATGCATTTGGTGAAAAGCTATACGCTTCCCTTCACTGTAATCACTGTGAAGTAATATAAAATGTTCAAACATAGCAAACCCCTCCTTTTTCGTATTAAAATGTTAGCCATCTCTATATTTAGTTGGCCAATATGTGTAATCCTTCTTATAAACCTTATGTGAATCAAGATTAGAACGTTCATTTTTTGCGTCCCAAACTTGAAGCTCTATAGGAAAGCAGTTATTTGACTGCCCCATAAAGTAGATATGGAATGCTTTATAATCTTTTATTTGACGCGTACTTGCCCTAATCCTTGTTTTACCTTCATCTTCCAAAAAATTAATATGTTGAGTAAGATCGTGAGAATCTTCGTTCTTCCCTCTTCCGGTAATCGCTATGTCATAATTGGATGACAATTCCACGACAACATTCGTGTACAGATCGTACAGCCCCGCATGATAACTTTCCATATAATCAAGAAAGTCTGTTTTAATGAAGGCTCTTCATCAAAATCTATCGTTGATATCAGTGAATAATTATGGTAATACCACTAGCTAGCGGAGGAAAAACACGGAGACTCCTGTGGGAAAGCGCAGTGGGAAGACCCCGCAGAAAAAAGCGAACTTCTTTTTTCGAGGAGGCTGAGCGCAAGCCCACGGAAAGCGTAGTGTTTTTCCGTAGCGGTTATCATGGTATATGACCCATTTGGCAACCATAGATTTTAGTGTTGACCCTTAATGAAATCATCCATATTCTTTGGGTCACCGGAAGTAACATGTCTGATTTGTTTCTTTTTAAGGTTAAAAACATCACCCTTTTGATATTCAAGCCACGCATGGTGTACTGATCGTGTTTTTCACAAATAATATTGATGATTCTTTTATAATCGTCAATTCTGTAGATATGTGATAGCGACACGATAATTACTCCTCAGTTTTTCCAAGGTTAACATCAAGTATACACAATGAGTGTTAAACGAGCAAACAGAACAGAGCAAAAAAGAATCGGGCCAACACGAATGTCAGCCCGATTCTTTTTGCTGTTTAGTACTTCACGACACCGAGTAGCAAGATAAGGGCAGCGATCATCGGTGCTGCCAAGACAAGCCCGGAAATCATAAATGAATTCGGCCAGCCGTGATCCTTATCTTTTAGATGCATGAAGTAGTATAACTGTAAAATCAATTGAACAAGTGCGAGCAACAGTATGAACGGCACCGTGAAAGCGTTAGGAATGCCTTCGGCTCCGACGGCTAAGAAGGCGAGTATGGTGATTCCGATCATAAAGGCAAACGCGATGACTTGCGTACGTTGTTCACGATTGATTTTCCGTCTTTCCTCACTATTCATTGCACTCTCTTTAAAGGGTTGATCCAAGTTTTCAGCCATTAATTATTACCCTCCAATCCCCATGAGGTATACAACAGTGAAAATAAACACCCAAACAAGGTCAATGAAGTGCCAATAGAGGCTGAACGCGTAAAATTTCGGCGCGTTGGTTAGCGTGATACCCGCATTTCGGTTGCGAAGGAGCAAAAGCAGGATCCAACCAAGGCCGAACAACACGTGAGCCCCGTGTAAACCTACGAGTGTATAGAACGAAGAAGCAAATGCACTCGTCGTATAACCTAGCCCGTGCTCATAATATTCCACGAACTCATAGATCTCTAAACTGAGAAATGATACACCCAGTAGAAATGTTACCCACATCCAAAGCTTCAACTTTCCAAACTGGTTCTTTTTCATCGCAAACGTTGCTAAGACACTTGTCAGTGAGCTTGTCAAAAGAATCATCGTCATAATAAACACAAGAGGCAGCTGGAAGAGGTCCGCAGATTCCGGACCACTTGCCGTGCCGCTTCTCAGCCCGAGATACGTCCCAAAAAACGTTGCAAACATTGTCGTTTCTCCGGCGAGAAACACGAACATCCCGAGAAACTTGTTTTTCCCTTCGAGCGTCGCTTTTTCAGGATTGGCGGGAAGCCCTTTATTTACGTCAACTGAATCTGCCATGGGCTAGCTCAACTCCTTTTCCATTGATTCCACGGTTTCTTTGTCAATGTTATAACCGTGATCATTTTGTAAGGAACGTGCCGCCATTGATCCGAAGAAAACAATACCGCCAATCGCGATTAAGACATATGGCGAAATGAACAGATCCATATGGAAGCTGATGAACCCGAAGCCTCCGATGAACATGCCAATGCCCATGATGAACGGGAGAATCGAGCCATTCGGCATATGGATATCATCCAATGGTTCCACCGGCTTCATTTCCCCATTTCCATGTATCTTTTCATAAAATAGCGGATCAAGCGAGCGTACTTGCGGCGTTTGGGCAAAGTTGTATTCAGGAATGGGGGTATGGGTGGCCCATTCCAACGTACGCGCATCCCAAGGATCATTCTCCGTGACGCGTTCTGCTTTAAGTGCTGAATAGATGATATTAATCACCAGGATAATAACCGCAACACTCATTAAAAACGCACCGATGCTCGAAATGAAGTTCATCGTGTCCATCCCTTGGCCTTCCAGATACGTGTAAACCCGTCGCGGCATGCCAATAAGCCCGAGAATATGTTGAATGAAAAACGTAAGGTGGAACCCAATGTAAAACATCCAAAAAAAGATGATCCCCAACGTTTCATTCAGCTTATGCCCAAACATTTTCGGGTACCAGTAGAAAAGCCCGGCAAGCAAGCCCAAGACGATACCGCCGACAATAATGTAGTGAAAGTGGGCAACGACGAAATACGTATCGTGATATAAATGGTCTACAGGTGCCATCGCGAGCATGACGCCGGTCACACCGCCGAGAACGAATGTCGGGACAAACGAGGATGCAAAATGCATAGCCGTCGTAAACTTGATTTTTCCGCCCCACATCGTAAACAGCCAGTTAAAGATTTTAATCCCCGTCGGTACGGCGATCGTCATCGTTGCAACCGCAAACACCGAGTTGGCAATCGGACCGACACCTACCGTAAACATATGGTGTAACCAAACCATAAAGGATAGAAAACCGATGATCAAAACGGCAAATACCATCGATGTGTATCCAAATAGACGTTTTTTGGAAAACGCGGGAACAACTTCGGATATTATCCCAAATGCAGGCATGACAAGAATATATACTTCCGGGTGTCCGAAAATCCAGAAGATATGTTGCCAAAGAACAACGTTCCCGCCTTCACCCGGAATAAAGAACTGGGCATCAAAGATACGGTCCAGCATCAATAGCGCGAGTCCGGCAGCGAGTGGCGTAAACGCAAACACAATCAACATGGACGTAACGAGCATCGTCCAACAAAATAGCGGGAGACGCATCATTGTCATTCCGGGTGCACGCATATTAATGATCGTGACGATAAAGTTAATCCCGGATACAAGTGTCCCAAACCCTGATATCTGTAAACCGAGCACATAAAAGTCTATGCCTATGCCTCCGAATTCACGACTGGCCAGTGGGACGTACGACGTCCACCCGGCATCCGGAGCCCCGCCGAAAAACCAACTGAGGCTGAGCAGAACCCCCCGGATAAAAACAGCCAGAAACCGAGCGCGTTCACAAACGGAAACGCCACATCACGGGCACCGATTTGCAGCGGTATGGCAAAGTTTGCAAACGCAAAGATCAATGGCGTTGCAGCCAGAAACAACATGATAGTTCCATGCATGGTGACCAATTCATTAAAAGTTTGACCACTGATAAATTCCATTTCAGGCGCGATGAGCTGTATTCGAAACAATACGGCCATCAAACCGGCTTTAACGAAAAAGAGTGTGCCGGCGATCAAGTACAAGATGGCAATTTTTTTATGGTCAACGGTCGTTAACCAATCCCAAAGCACGCTTTTTTTACGCGTGTTTGTAGCCTCACTTACCACGTTATGTTCCCTCCTTTATATCGATCGATGCTTTAAAGGTCAATGTCTTCTTTTGTTTCGTCATCCAATCGCTCTAACGAATCGAGGTAAGCGATGATCGCATCGAGTTCTTCATCTTCCATTCCGGGTGCTGCCGGCATATTTGCCCCTTGTTTCAAGGCGCCGGGATCCCGGATCCAGTCTCGCAGATTTTCCTCGTTGTATTCAAGGAAGCCGGCAATAGTCGTGCGGTCACCGAAGTTCGTTAAGGCCGGCCCTTGCGCGGAACCTTCGCCATCAACGGCGTGACAAGCAATGCATCCTTGTTCTTCAAATTGCTCGCGGCCTTCTTGGGCTAACGTTTCCTCCGGTTCCTCTTCTTCTTCCTGCATTTCTTCATTCCAAGCAGCGTAATCGTCCTCTTCAAGGGCAATCATTTTAAAGTCCATTAACGCGTGGGACGGACCGCACAATTCGGCGCATTTGCCCATGTAAACGCCGGGATCATCTGCCTCTAGCCACACATGGTTCGTCACGCCCGGAATATTGTCCACTTTCCCTCCCAGGGCCGGCACCCAGAATGAGTGCATAACATCTTCGGCTTCCAGTTGAAAGACCACTTCTTCCTCTGCGGGAATGTAAACATCGTTACCAGTCGTAAATCCTTCGGGATAATCAAATTCCCACCAAAATTGATGGCCGGTAACTTCGATGACATACGCGTCATCTTGCAGGTCTTCTTCATCGACTTCTTGATCATCATCGCCAATGCCTTCAGTTTCCTCTTCTTCTTCGGCTATGTCTTCGGCGTCAACGCTTAAGTAAAATTGTCCCGTAATCGTTGGAACCGCGAGAATCGCCAACAAGAAAATGGGAATAACGGTCCAGGCCACTTCCAGCTTTGTATTGCCGTGGGTTTGTTCCGGGTATTCATTATCTCCGTCTTTTTGGCGAAACTTCATAACGACAATAAAGAAAATAACAAAGACGACAACGGTGACGAGCGCCATGACATATAGGCTCAAAAGCATATTGTCAAAAATCCATTGCGATTGGGGACCCATCGGGTCCAACGCTGACAATCCCTGTTCACCGCACCCCGCGAGCAGCAATAGCATAAAGGCCATAAGCGGCGCAACGCGCAGAAACCTCTTCTTTGCATTCATGTGCTTTCCAACCCCTCTTTCTATGATGTTCTTCGGTTTTCACGCAGCACGTTTTTTATGTAACTCCCGTAAAGGAGCTCACCCTAAACGTCCGGGTGTCTGTCAGCTGTGTTCACAAATGAACGACAACCATTACGACAAATATCACGGTCAAATAGACGAGAGAGTACATAAACATAGAACGCGCCCAAATCGTGTCATCTTTCGAGCGAATCCCTTTCAAGCTTAACATTAACCAGCCGATGCCAAGGGCTGCCGCCACAATGGTATAAATCATTCCAAATGGATAGAGCAATAACGAAATAGGAAGTAAGGCAGCGATGTAGACGAGAATTTGCCTTTTCGTCATTGTAAAGCCCGCTACGACCGGCAGCATCGGTATACCGGCTTTGCGATACTCTTCCACCCTCATCATTGCCAGCGCCAAAAAATGAGGGGGTTGCCAAATAAACATCACTGCAAACATTAACCAGGCATACATATGTAAGCCAGGATCAACGGCTGCCCAACCGATTAACGGAGGCGTGGCTCCCGCGATGCTGCCGACGATCGTGTTTAACGAGTGGGTTCGTTTTAGCCAGAGGGAATAAACGACCACATAAACGAAAAGCCCAACTGCCGCGATGATGGCCGCGACCGGTTCAATCGCTAGCAGAACGCCAACCCCTATCGAGGACTGAATTAAACCGGCG
It includes:
- the cyoE gene encoding heme o synthase; protein product: MKSNTVMKTAEAVEKKESASEKTVDKPWKEYIELAKPGIVMSNLLTAFVGFFVAAQYTAGYSLGSNIHILLFTMFGIALVLAGGTTLNNYIDKDIDPLMDSKKERPTVTGTIEPRKVLFAGLIQSSIGVGVLLAIEPVAAIIAAVGLFVYVVVYSLWLKRTHSLNTIVGSIAGATPPLIGWAAVDPGLHMYAWLMFAVMFIWQPPHFLALAMMRVEEYRKAGIPMLPVVAGFTMTKRQILVYIAALLPISLLLYPFGMIYTIVAAALGIGWLMLSLKGIRSKDDTIWARSMFMYSLVYLTVIFVVMVVVHL
- a CDS encoding cytochrome C oxidase subunit IV family protein yields the protein MAENLDQPFKESAMNSEERRKINREQRTQVIAFAFMIGITILAFLAVGAEGIPNAFTVPFILLLALVQLILQLYYFMHLKDKDHGWPNSFMISGLVLAAPMIAALILLLGVVKY
- a CDS encoding cytochrome c oxidase subunit 3, with the translated sequence MADSVDVNKGLPANPEKATLEGKNKFLGMFVFLAGETTMFATFFGTYLGLRSGTASGPESADLFQLPLVFIMTMILLTSSLTSVLATFAMKKNQFGKLKLWMWVTFLLGVSFLSLEIYEFVEYYEHGLGYTTSAFASSFYTLVGLHGAHVLFGLGWILLLLLRNRNAGITLTNAPKFYAFSLYWHFIDLVWVFIFTVVYLMGIGG
- the coxB gene encoding cytochrome c oxidase subunit II, which codes for MNAKKRFLRVAPLMAFMLLLLAGCGEQGLSALDPMGPQSQWIFDNMLLSLYVMALVTVVVFVIFFIVVMKFRQKDGDNEYPEQTHGNTKLEVAWTVIPIFLLAILAVPTITGQFYLSVDAEDIAEEEEETEGIGDDDQEVDEEDLQDDAYVIEVTGHQFWWEFDYPEGFTTGNDVYIPAEEEVVFQLEAEDVMHSFWVPALGGKVDNIPGVTNHVWLEADDPGVYMGKCAELCGPSHALMDFKMIALEEDDYAAWNEEMQEEEEEPEETLAQEGREQFEEQGCIACHAVDGEGSAQGPALTNFGDRTTIAGFLEYNEENLRDWIRDPGALKQGANMPAAPGMEDEELDAIIAYLDSLERLDDETKEDIDL
- a CDS encoding Panacea domain-containing protein translates to MFEHFILLHSDYSEGKRIAFHQMHTSVHGLKEFKKLVDELKSFFPELSFGFHHVKTDAKTWESVVEYDKFFEDVFPVNKFESFTRFLADEDEITSFDIANLIISKMECTHLKLQKLLYFFYVSYVKKYSEAPFKEKLVAWQHGPVVEEVYDSYKKYGSSSIDGPTEDDDVLILKDDEFKLSVYSRFMQTSSFGKYLDVLDETLDKYGRYTAWSLVNLTHQSGTPWDRVTEGGKRLKKVIGDDLIKEYAMKH
- a CDS encoding DUF420 domain-containing protein, translated to MDQSTQSQEKGKNYIPLVVTLTIVINGLIAVVFLMDGAASSAPFDVTLLPMLNAIYNSFTTVFLLAALYAILRKNVKVHRRFIYAALTTTALFLVTYLTHHALAESTSYGGEGIMAGIYYFILMTHIPLAAIIVPLALLSVIWGYTNQLRKHRKIVRWTMPLWLYVSITGVLIYILISPYYA